The DNA segment GTCGGCGGAAATCGCGTACCATCGGACGGCGTATGTTCCGGGGCCGAGGTGGGGAGGCACAATTTTAAGCACGGTGTGGTTGGGCACGTTCGTGTCGAGCCCACCCGAGGCGAGAACCTTCTGATGTACATCAACCAGGTGCAGGCTGCTCCCCTTCGCGAGTGCCTCACTGAACCACGCCCGAATGACCGGTGGGGACAGCTTGAGAGATGCCCCGTTGATCGGAGAGGATTTCACCATGGCCGCATGGCTCCACGCCGGAGACGGGGAGAAGAAAGCCCCAATGACCGTGACCAGGCATGCTCCAAGCAAGAAGAACAGCCGCATCAATCCACCCCCTCCAGCAACCTTGGCACGGCACGACCAACCCGGCTTCCGCTATCGGCACCTTACCATCTGTGCGGACCGGCGGCAATGTGACGAAAGTAGTAGGAGCAACGACCATTCCGTCCAGCCGAGCGCGTTCAGGAGATCAAATCATAGTCGTCTATGCGCCAGAGGATCTCCGCGTATGGTGGATGAATCGTGATGCCGAAATCGGGATGAATACGGTGATCGGAGGCGAGGTGCCGCCATCCCGTCGAGTCTCTTAAGTTTAGCCCACTGGCAGGCAGGGACGTGTCGGCCGCCCCTGCGCAGCCGCGATCCGCCCGGGCGACGCGCTCATCGTCGCCCCTCAAAGGCGAGGCGCAGCCCGGCGCCAATCAAGATCGTCCCGGTGAACCGATCCAAGGTGCGCGTCACTGTAGGACGATGGAGAAATCCAGCCATTGATCGCGTCGCGATGATCAACGCGGCGAGCCAGGGGATCGTCTCGGTTATGTGGACCGCAACGAGGAGTGCAACGAACGGTCCCACCGCCACCCCAGCCGGGACGAACTGCGGCAGGAACGTGACGTAGAAGACTCCCACTTTTGGATTGGTCAGGTTGGACAGCAACCCGCGAGCAAACCACGCCGCGGCGCCGCGGTCGTACGCGAGGATGGTCTCGCGACCGATTGCCGGCTCGCTCGCGGGGGTGCGCGGCGCGTGGTCCCCGTCCGGTACCCCACGGTGTGAGCGCAACACCAGGTGCGCGCCGAGCCAGGTCAAGTAGGCGGCGCCGATCCCGCGCAGGATGGTGTACGCCAGATGGGAGGCGGCGAGCAAGACGCCGACCCCAAGCGCCACGGCGAGCCCCCAGATGAGCAGCCGCAGCAGATGCCGAACGAG comes from the bacterium genome and includes:
- a CDS encoding copper resistance protein CopC produces the protein MRLFFLLGACLVTVIGAFFSPSPAWSHAAMVKSSPINGASLKLSPPVIRAWFSEALAKGSSLHLVDVHQKVLASGGLDTNVPNHTVLKIVPPHLGPGTYAVRWYAISADDGATKRGSFGFSVTMAAMTPGDPDGSRPPLSLIAEASTMTYAILRFW